From the Caballeronia sp. NK8 genome, one window contains:
- a CDS encoding quinone oxidoreductase, with translation MTKAIRFDKAGGPEVMKWVDVDVGAPGKGEIRVKHHAVGLNFIDVYFRTGLYPMPLPGGLGMEAAGEVTAVGEGVTQFKPGDRVAYASRPPGAYAQERVMSADYVVRLPDSIGYEDAASIMLQGLTAQYLLRRTYRVKAGDTVLIHAAAGGVGLLACQWAKALGATVIGTVGSDEKAELAKAHGCDHPIVYTRENFTQRVREITNGAGVPVVYDSIGKDTYIASLDCLAPLGLFVSFGNSSGPLPPLDSSELAGRGSLYFTRPTLFSYIAKRSDLDAMAAELFEVVSSGKVKTNVRQRYALSDAARAHEELEARKTTGSTIFLP, from the coding sequence ATGACCAAGGCAATCCGATTCGACAAGGCAGGCGGCCCCGAAGTCATGAAGTGGGTCGACGTGGACGTGGGCGCGCCGGGCAAGGGCGAAATCCGCGTGAAGCATCATGCGGTGGGGCTCAATTTCATCGACGTGTACTTCCGCACCGGCCTCTATCCGATGCCGCTGCCCGGCGGCCTCGGCATGGAAGCGGCGGGCGAGGTGACGGCGGTGGGCGAGGGCGTCACGCAGTTCAAGCCGGGCGATCGCGTCGCGTATGCGTCGCGTCCGCCGGGCGCGTATGCGCAGGAGCGGGTCATGTCGGCGGATTACGTCGTCAGGTTGCCCGATTCGATCGGCTATGAAGATGCCGCATCGATCATGCTGCAAGGCCTGACCGCTCAGTATCTGCTGCGCCGGACCTATCGCGTGAAAGCGGGCGATACGGTTTTGATCCACGCGGCGGCGGGCGGCGTCGGCCTGCTCGCGTGTCAGTGGGCGAAGGCGCTCGGCGCGACGGTGATCGGCACGGTCGGCTCGGACGAGAAAGCCGAGCTCGCAAAGGCGCACGGCTGCGATCATCCGATCGTCTACACGCGCGAGAACTTCACCCAGCGCGTGCGCGAAATCACCAACGGCGCGGGCGTGCCCGTGGTCTACGATTCGATCGGCAAGGACACCTATATCGCGTCGCTCGATTGCCTCGCGCCGCTCGGCTTGTTCGTGAGCTTCGGCAATTCGTCGGGGCCGTTGCCGCCGCTCGATTCGTCCGAACTCGCCGGACGCGGTTCGCTGTACTTCACGCGGCCGACGCTCTTTAGCTACATCGCCAAACGCAGCGATCTCGATGCGATGGCGGCGGAGTTGTTCGAAGTCGTGTCGTCAGGCAAGGTGAAGACGAACGTGCGCCAGCGTTATGCGCTGTCCGATGCCGCGCGCGCGCACGAGGAACTCGAAGCGCGCAAGACGACCGGCTCGACGATTTTCCTGCCCTGA